Sequence from the Pseudomonas sp. LS.1a genome:
CTTCCCGGCACGTCTGGATTCGGAAATCCGTACGGCCTTCGCCGAAATGGCTGCCGGCAACGACAACATGGCGGTTGCCGTGCGTTCCTCGGCCACCGCCGAAGACCTGCCGGACGCCTCGTTCGCCGGCCAGCAGGAAACCTTCCTCAACATCCGTGGCGTCGACAACGTGATCCGCGCGGCCAAGGAAGTGTTTGCCTCGCTGTTCAACGACCGTGCCATCGCCTACCGCGTGCACCAGGGCTTCGACCACAAGCTGGTGGCCCTGTCCGCCGGCGTGCAGCGCATGGTCCGTTCCGAAACCGGCACTGCCGGTGTCATGTTCACCCTCGACACCGAGTCGGGCTTCCGCGACGTGGTGTTCATCACCGGTGCCTACGGCCTGGGCGAAACCGTGGTGCAGGGTGCGGTCAACCCTGACGAATTCTACGTGCACAAGAACACCCTGCAGGCCGGCCGCCCGGCCATCCTGCGCCGCAACCTGGGCAGCAAGGCGATCAAGATGGTCTACGGCGAAGAAGCCAAGGCCGGCCGTTCGGTCAAGACCGTCGAAGTGGACCGCGCCGAGCGCGCGCGCTTCTGCCTGACCGATGCCGAGGTCAGCGAGCTGGCCAAGCAGGCCATGATCATCGAGCAGCACTACCAACGCCCGATGGACATCGAATGGGCCAAGGACGGTGATGACGGCAAGCTGTACATCGTCCAGGCGCGCCCTGAGACGGTGAAGAGCCGCTCCAGCGCCAACGTCATGGAACGCTATCTGCTGAAAGAGAAGGGCACCGTACTGGTCGAAGGCCGTGCCATTGGCCAGCGCATCGGCGCCGGCAAGGTCCGCGTGATCAACGACGTATCGGAAATGGACAAGGTCCAGCCTGGCGACGTGCTGGTCTCCGACATGACCGACCCGGACTGGGAACCGGTGATGAAGCGCGCCAGCGCCATCGTCACCAACCGTGGCGGGCGTACCTGCCACGCGGCGATCATCGCCCGTGAGCTGGGTATTCCGGCCGTGGTCGGCTGCGGCAACGCCACCCAGGTGCTGAAAGATGGCCAGGGTGTGACCGTGTCCTGTGCCGAAGGCGACACCGGCTTCATCTTCGAGGGCGAGCTGGGCTTCGACGTCAAGCAGAACTCGGTCGATGCCATGCCCGACCTGCCGTTCAAGATCATGATGAACGTCGGCAACCCGGACCGCGCCTTCGATTTCGCCCAGCTGCCCAACGCCGGTGTCGGCCTGGCGCGCCTGGAGTTCATCATCAACCGCATGATCGGCGTGCACCCCAAGGCACTGTTGAACTACGCCGGCCTGCCAGCCGACCTGAAAGACAGCGTCGACAAGCGTATTGCCGGCTACAACGACCCGGTCGGCTTCTATGTCGAGAAGCTGGTCGAGGGCATCAGCACCCTGGCAGCGGCCTTCTACCCGAAAAAGGTCATCGTGCGCCTGTCGGACTTCAAGTCCAACGAGTACGCCAACCTGATCGGCGGCAAGCTGTACGAGCCGGAAGAAGAAAACCCGATGCTGGGCTTCCGTGGCGCTTCGCGTTACATCAGCGAATCGTTCCGTGACTGCTTCGAGCTCGAGTGCCGTGCCCTGAAGCGTGTGCGCAACGAGATGGGCCTGACCAACGTCGAGATCATGGTGCCGTTCGTGCGTACCCTGGGCGAAGCCAGCCAGGTTGTCGACCTGCTCGCCGAAAACGGCCTGGCCCGTGGCGACAACGGCCTGCGCGTGATCATGATGTGCGAGCTGCCGTCCAACGCCATCCTCGCCGAAGAGTTCCTGGAATACTTCGACGGCTTCTCGATCGGCTCCAACGACCTGACCCAGCTGACCCTGGGCCTGGACCGTGACTCGGGCATCATCGCCCACCTGTTCGACGAGCGTAACCCGGCGGTGAAGAAGCTGCTGGCCAACGCCATTGCCGCGTGCAACAAGGCTGGCAAGTACATCGGTATCTGCGGCCAGGGCCCGTCGGACCACCCGGACCTGGCCAAGTGGCTGATGGAGCAGGGCATCGACAGCGTGTCGCTGAACCCGGACTCGGTACTTGAAACCTGGTTCTACCTGGCTGAAGGCCAAGGCGCGGTCTGATGCAGTAAAACGCGGGGGTGCGTCTGGCGCACCCCGCCTGGTTTTTCCAGGGCGAGCTCCAGCAATGGATCCCGCCCTTTTTTGTGCACCAAGCAACCTTATGCAAAGCAGCAGCACTCTATTCCCCGTGGCCCTGCTCAGTGCCGAACGCCGCGGCGACCTCAGCGAAGACGTGTACCGGATCAAGGCCGGCAACAGCCCTGACCCCAGCGTCGAGCTGGCTGTCACCCGTCTGGGGCTGGCCGATCAGGACCAGGCCCAGGGCGTGCCGGTCGTTCTCCTGCACGGCAGCTTCTCCAACCGCCGCTTCTGGTATTCGCCCAAAGGGGTTGGCCTGGGGGCCTATCTCGCTCGCGCGGGCTTCGATGTGTGGATCCCGGAAATGCGCGGCCATGGCCTGTCGCCGCGCAACCATGACTGGAAGCACAACAGCGTTGCTGCCTATGCCCGCGATGACCTGCCGCTGATTGCGGCTTTCGTGCGCGAGCAGTCGGGGCAGGCGCCGCACTGGGTCGGCCACTCCTTGGGGGTACGACCTTGGTGGCAGCGCTGGGCGGTGGCTTTCTGGCTGCCGAGCAGGTGGCCAGCGTGGCGCTGTTCGGTACCCAGATCAGCCGCGTGTACTGGCCGTTGAAGGTACCGCCACTGACGTGGGGGGCGAAGCTGCTGCTCAAGCGCTGGGGGCAGATTTCCGGGCCGCGCTTCAAGCGTGGGCCGGAGGACGAGCCGATCGGCCTGGCGCTGGAGAGCATGCGCTGGCATGGCCTGTTCGGACGTTTTGGCGACAAGCAGAACGACTGGTGGGCGGGGCTGGCCGAGGTGGATGTGCCGCTGCTGGCCGTGGCTGGCGCGGGGGATTTCCAGGACCCGGTGTGGGCCTGTCGCAAGCTGTTCGAGCAGTTGGGCGGCGAGCGCAAGCAATTTCTGCGGCTGGGGCGCGAGGAAGGGTTCGAGGCTTTCGGGCATGTCGACATGCTGGTGAGCAAGGCCGCGCAGGTGCAGGTGTGGCCGTTGGTGGAGCGTTGGCTGCGGGATCCGCTGGTGCCGGTGCATGCGTCCACGGTGATGGTGGAGCCTGTGCCCGCCGGTTGAATTTGCGTTGCCTGTACTGGCCCTTTCGCGGGCACGCCCGCTCCCACAGGGATCACACAGGGGCTAAATGCTGTGAGGTCCATGTGGGAGCGGGCGTGCCCGCGAAAGGGCCGAAACAGGCAAAACACAACTGACTGCCTGGTCCCGGATGACTGCAATGGGCTCTACGGTGTAGCCTTGGACGATACCCGCTTTCGTTGTGACTGACAGGAGCTTCCCATGCAGCATTACGTAACGCCCGACCTGTGTGACGCCTACCCTGACCTGGTGCAGGTGCTGGAACCGATGTTCAGCAATTTCGGCGGCCGCGATTCGTTCGGCGGCCAGATCGTCACCATCAAGTGCTTCGAAGACAACTCGCGGGTCAAGGAGCAGGTCGAGCTCGATGGCAAGGGCAAGGTCCTGGTCGTGGATGGTGGTGGCTCGCTGCGTCGAGCACTGCTCGGTGACATGCTTGCCGAAAAGGCTGCCAGAAACGGCTGGGAAGGCCTGGTGATCTATGGCTGCGTGCGTGACGTCGACGTGCTGATCCAGACCAACGTCGGCGTGCAGGCCCTGGCCAGCCACCCGATGAAGACCGACAGGCGCGGCATCGGCGAGCTCAACGTGCCAGTGACCTTCGCCGGGGTGACCTTCCGCCCGGGCGAGTACGTGTATGCAGACAACAATGGCGTGCTGGTCTCGCCAAGCCCGCTGAAAATGCCGGCGTGATGCGCCGCCCGCGCTGATGGAGCTTTGATGTTCGAGGAAGACAACGCGCAGTGGGGGCTGGTACACGCCCTGGTGCTCGATGGCAAAGGCGGCGCGCGCTCTATTGCCCGTACCGAGCTGGACGACTTGCAACTGCAACCCGAGCAGAGCCTGTGGCTGCACTGGGACCGCAGCCATCCGCAAACCCGCACCTGGCTGCTGCGCGACAGCGGCCTGAGTGCGTTCGCCTGCGAGCTGTTGCTGGAAGAAAACACCCGGCCGCGCCTGCTGCCCATGGCCGATGAGCAGCTGTTGCTGTTCCTGCGCGGGGTCAACCTCAACCCGGGTGCAGAGCCCGAGGACATGGTCTCGGTGCGCATCTTCGCCGAGGCGCAGCGGGTCATCTCGCTGCGCCTGCGGCCGTTGCGCGCCAGTGACGAGATTCTCCAGCAGCTTGAAGAGGGCAGGGGCCCGAAATCGGCTTCCGAGCTGTTGCTGCTGATGGGCGAACTGCTGACCGAAAAGGTTCAGGGCCTGGTAAGCGACCTGTCCGAACTGGTCGACCTGGAGGAAGAAAAGGTTGAATCCGACGAACGGTACACTCCGGAGAACGGCTGCCTGCAGCAGATCCGCCGGCGTGCCGCCGGTCTGCGGCGTTTCCTTGCTCCTCAGCGGGAGATCTACGCCCAGCTGTCGCGTAGCAAATGGAGCTGGTTCGTCGATGCCGACGCCGATTACTGGAACGAGCTGAACAATAGCCTGATCCGCTACCTCGAAGAGCTGGAGCTGACCCGCGAGCGGGCCGCACTGGTGCTGGAAAGCCAGGATCGCCGGCGCAGCGAGCGGATGAACCGCACCATGTACCGCTTCGGCATCATCACCTGCATCTTCCTGCCCATGAGCTTCATCACCGGGCTGCTGGGCATCAATGTCGGGGGCATCCCGGGGGCGGAAAACCCCTATGGCTTCCTGTTTGCCTGCATCATCGTGCTGGGGCTGGCGGTGGGGCAGTGGTGGCTGTTCCGGCGGTTGCGGTGGGTCTAGAAATGTTCTGCCTGTTCTGGCCTCTTCGCGGGCACGCATTCATTTTGAAACACTCGTCCCAATGCGATGTGTGACCCATCGCCCGGCCATCTCGTCTCTGACTGACACTGCGCGAGGTGCCCATGCACGATCCGTTTGAAGAATCCCTGCGCGACCTGCTCAAGGCGTCACCCTCCGGCAATGACCGGGATGACCGGGACGACGCCGCTTGCCTGGGTCGCGTGCTGAAAACCGCCAACCGCCAGGTTGGCGCAGGTGATCTGTTCAGCCTGCTTGGCCGCTGGAGCCAGGCGCTGCTGATCGCCGTGAACAATGGCGCGGCGCATGTGGCGCCGGTGCGTCGACACTCTTCCCGCAACGCTGCCAACGGCAGCAAAGCAGATAAGGCCGATTGAATATGGAACTCGATCTCTGGACCCAGAGCCTGGTCACCGCCATGACTGCCCTTTGGACCAAGGTAGCGAACTTCATCCCCAACCTGTTCGGCGCGCTGGTCGTGGTGCTGCTCGGTTTCGTGGTGGCCAAGCTGCTCGACACGCTGCTGTCCAAACTGCTGGCCAAGTTCGGCCTGGACCGCCTGATGGCCGGCACCGGCCTGACCAAGATGCTCGGCCGGGTCGGTATCCAGGTACCGATCTCGACCCTGATCGGCAAGATCGTCTACTGGTTCGTGCTGCTCATCTTCCTGGTCTCGGCTGCTGAATCGCTGGGCCTGGAGCGGGTTTCGGCAACCCTCGACATGCTCGCCCTGTACCTGCCGAAGGTGTTCGGCGCAGCCCTGGTGCTGCTGGCCGGCGTGCTGCTGGCCCAGGTGGCCAACGGCCTGGTGCGCGGCGCTGCCGAAGGCATCGGCCTGGAATACTCGGCGGGCCTGGGGCGTATCACCCAGGGCCTGGTGATCATCATCAGCATCTCGGTGGCCATCAGCCAGCTGGAGGTGAAGACCGACCTGCTGAACCATGTGATCGTGATCGGGCTGATTACCGTTGGTCTGGCCGTTGCACTGGCAATGGGCCTTGGCAGCCGCGAAATCGCCGGGCAGATTCTGGCCGGCATCTACGTGCGCGAGCTGTACCAGGTGGGCCAGCAGGTGCGGATTGGAGAGGTCGAAGGGCATATCGAGGAGATCGGTACGGTGAAGACGACACTGCTGACCGATGATGGCGAACTGGTGTCGCTGTCCAACCGCGAGCTGCTTGAACAGCGAGTCAATAGCCGCTAACCGCACAAAGCTGTTAATGTATGCCGCCGCGAAAATCGACCCACGGGGTCGCGCGGCGACATTGACCTGACTGTCGGCCAGATCCGTTTTGAATAAAGTTCATTCGCCGCCCATGCGTTATGACCCCCGCGAGCTCACCGACGAAGAGTTGGTGGCGCGTTCGCATGAGGAGCTGTACCACGTTACCCGCGCCTATGAGGAGCTCATGCGGCGCTACCAACGGACCCTGTTCAACGTCTGTGCGCGTTATCTGGGGAACGACCGTGACGCGGACGATGTCTGTCAGGAAGTCATGTTGAAAGTGCTGTACGGGCTGAAGAACTTCGAGGGTAAGTCCAAGTTCAAGACCTGGCTCTACAGCATCACCTACAACGAATGCATTACCCAGTACCGCAAGGAGCGCCGTAAACGTCGGTTGATGGATGCCTTGAGTCTGGACCCTGTGGAAGAGGCGTCCGAAGACAAGGCTCCGAAGCCGGAAGAAAAAGGCGGGCTGGACAAATGGCTGGTGCATGTGAACCCGATTGACCGGGAAATCCTGGTGCTGCGTTTTGTCGCAGAGCTGGAATTTCAGGAAATCGCCGACATCATGCACATGGGCCTGAGCGCCACGAAAATGCGCTACAAGCGCGCGCTAGACAAGCTTCGGGAGAAATTTGCCGGCCTCGATGAAACTTAGTGGCCTGCAAATATCTCTAACGAACCGGCGAGTTCTGCTAGACTAGCCGTCGAGTTGTCCCCCTTGTTTGTGGTGGGACTGCTTAACTATCACCAGATGGGGATTTAACGGATGAAATTGAAAAACACCTTGGGCTTGGCCATTGGCTCGCTCGTCGCTGCTACTTCTTTCGGCGTTCTGGCTCAAGGCCAAGGCGCTGTAGAAATCGAAGGCAACGTTACCAAGCAGTACTACGACAGCGAACGTAACTTCAAGAACGACGGCACCAATCCTGGTGTTCGCCTGGGCTACTTCCTGACCGACGACGTTTCCCTGGACCTCGGCTACAACGAGACCCACAACGCTCGTGGTGAAGTCTTCAACAAAGACATCAAAGGTTCCAAGACCAAGCTCGACGCCACCTACCACTTCGGTACCGTGGGCGACGCTCTGCGTCCGTACGTTTCCGCCGGTTTCGCTCACGAGAGCCTGGGTCAGGCCACTCGTAGCGGCCGCGACCACTCCACCTTCGCCAACGTTGGCGCTGGCGCCAAGTGGTACATCACCGACATGTTCTTCGCCCGTGCCGGCGTAGAAGCCATGTACAACATCGACAACGGCAACACCGAGTGGGGTCCGACCGTTGGTGTTGGTCTGAACTTCGGCGGTAGCCCGAAGCAAGCTGAAGTCGCTCCGGCTCCAGTTGCCGAAGTGTGCTCCGACTCCGACAACGACGGCGTTTGCGACAACGTCGACAAGTGCCCTGACACCCCGGCCAACGTTACCGTTGACGCCGATGGCTGCCCGGCTGTTGCCGAAGTCGTTCGCGTTGAGCTGGACGTCAAGTTCGACTTCGACAAGTCGGTCGTCAAGCCAAACAGCTACGGCGACATCAAGAACCTGGCTGACTTCATGAAGCAGTACCCACAGACCACCACCACCGTGGAAGGTCACACTGACTCCGTCGGCCCAGACGCTTACAACCAGAAGCTGTCCGAGCGTCGTGCCAACGCTGTCAAGCAGGTCCTGACCCAGCAGTACGGCGTAGAATCCAGCCGTGTTGACTCGGTTGGCTACGGCGAAACCCGTCCGGTTGCCGACAACGCCACCGAAGAAGGCCGCGCTATCAACCGTCGCGTTGAAGCTCAGGTAGAAGCCCAGGCCAAGTAATTGGTTTGAAGCTTGATGAAAAACCCGGCCTCGGCCGGGTTTTTCTTTGCCTGGGATTTGTGGTGTGTGTGCCGGCCCTTTCGCGGGCTTGCCCGCTCCCACAGAGATTGCGCATAGCCTGCGGGATACGACGAACCTGTGGGAGCGGGCAAGCCCGCGAAGGGGCCTTTACAGGCACTGTATCATCCTGCAATTGCCACCAATTCCTGAACCACCTGTTCCCCAACCACCTCCCCAATCACCAATATCGCCGGGCTACGCAAGCCAAACCTCCGCGCATCCTCCACCATCCCCCGCACATCGCTCCTGCACTCCCGCTGCTGTGGCAACGATGCATTCTCGATCATCGCCACCGGCATCCCCGGTGCCATGCCGCCGTCCAGCAACCCTTGGCGTACCTGCTCCAGCCTGGCCACGCCCATGTACACCACCAGCGTCGTCCCGCCCTGGGCCAAGGCCGCCCAGTTCAGCTCGCTGTCGTCCTGGGTATGTGCCGTGACCAGCGTCACGCCTCGGCTCACACCCCGTGAGGTCAGGGAAATCCCGCATTGCGTGGCGCCGGCCAGGCCGGCGGTGATGCCGTTGACCACTTCCACCTCGATGCCATGTCCCTGCAGCCACAGCGCCTCTTCACCGCCACGGCCGAAGATGCACGGGTCGCCGCCCTTGAGCCGTACCACGCAGCGCCCTTGCCGCGCATGGCGCAGCATCAGGCGCTGGATGAACGCCTGCGGCGTAGAGCGGCAGCCGCCGCGCTTGCCCACGGCAATCACCCGGGCCTGCGGGCAATGCTCCAGCACCGCCGGGTTGACCAGGTCGTCGATCATCACCACGGCGGCTTGCTGCAAGGCGCGTACAGCCTTGAGGGTGAGCAGTTCGGGGTCACCAGGGCCAGCACCAACCAGCCAGACTTTTGCATTCATCAGGGTTTCCTCATCGGCAAGGCGCGTTCAGCCCTTGAGCAGGGTGAGCAGCAATATCAGGTTGAACAGCAAGGACAGCAGGGCCAGGGTGCGCCAGACCTTCAACGGCTCGCGCTCCAGCAATGGCCGTGGCCGGCTGGGCAGTTCCTGGCGGTCGCCACGTTCGAGCAGCAGCAACCAGTGTTCGGCGGTTTCGAAGCGTTGCGCCGGGTCGGCTGCCAGCGCCTGCTGCAGGTTGTGCTGCAGCCACTCCGGCAGGTCGGGGCGGTAGCGTGCGGCGTTGACCGGCTGACCGAAGCGCGGCCGCTGGAAGGCCTCCACCTCGCCGTACGGATAGTGGCCGGTCAGCAGGTGATAGAGCGTTACGCCCACGGCATACAGGTCCTGGCGTGGACTGGGCGGCAGGCCGTCGAACGCTTCCGGGGCAATGTATGACGGTGTGCCCGGCAACTCATGCTGCGGGTCTTCGGACAGGCCCGGGCAGTAAGCCAGGCCGAAGTCCAGCAGGCGCAGCTGGCCATCGCTGCCCAGGTGCAGGTTCTCTGGCTTGATGTCGCGGTGCAGCAGGTTGCGCCGGTGCAGTACGCCGACCGCCTGCAGCAGTTGCCGGGCCAGCTCCAGCCACTGCGGCATGGGCAGCGGGCCGTGTTCGGCCAGCAGCGCCGCCAGACTCTGGCCGGGGTATTCGCGCATCACGTAGTACAGGTGCTGGCGCTGGCTGGCTGCGTGCAGTTCGGGGAAGTGCCGGCCAGCGACCCGGCGCAGGAACCACTCTTCCAGCAACAGCCCTTGTGCTGCGCCGGGCTCCTGCTCGCGTGCGGCGGGCAGGGTCTTCAGCAGCCAGGCTTGGCCCTGGCCATCGCGCACCCGGTACAGCAGTGACTGGCGGCTGTGCGAAAGCAGCTTTTCGGCTTGCCAGCCATCGATGGCCTGGCCCTCACGCAGCGGGCCGGGCACCGGCCATTGCTGCAACTGCGCCAGGGTGTCACCCAGGTTGGCTGTGCCCAGTTGCTCGACCTGCACCAGCAAGGCGCTGGCGTTGTCCTGGCTGCCGTTGAAGTGCGCGCTGGCGACCAGGGTGTCGACGGCCAGTTGCAGGTCGGGTTGCTCGCGCAGCACCGCCTGGATGTGCTGGTCGCCCAGGCTGGCCCATACGCCATCACTCAGCAACAGAAAACGCTCGCCTGGCTGCAGCTCGCCTTCCAGATAATCCACCAGCAGCTGCTGGTCCAGGCCCAGCGCGCGCTTGAGCACATGCTGCATGCCGGGCTGGTCCCACACATGGTCTTTACTCAGGCACTGCAGGCGCCCGGCGTGCCAGCGATACACGCGGCAGTCGCCTACGTGTGCCAGGGTAAAGCGCCGGCCACGCAGCACCAGCGCGCTGAGGGTGGTCAGCAATGGCTGGCCGTTACCTTGGGCACGCAGCCAGCGGTTCTGCGCCAGCAGCAGGCGGTCGAGAGCCTGGGGCACGCTCCAGGTTGCGGGGGTAGCGTAGTAGTCCAGGGCCAGCGCCTGCAGGCTGGCCCGGGCTGCCAGGCCGCCATCGGCACATTGGCTGACGCCGTCGGCGAGGGCGAACAGGTAGCCCTTGCTGGCGGCCAGCTCCGGCGCCGGGGTAACCAGGCGCAGGGCGTCCTGGTTTTCCTCGCGTGGCCCGGTGGCGCTGGCCTGGGCAAAGCTCAGTTGCAGGCTCATGGCTGTGCCTCAGACCCGCGCCGCGGTAACCGCAGCCGAGCCCCAGGTGGTGCGCCAGCGCTGTTTCACGCCGTGCAGGCCGAACCAGGCCAGCAAGCCCAGGCTGGCGAACAGCCACAGCCCCAGTTGGTAGTCGCCGGTGTGCTGCTTGATGGTGCCAAGCCCGGCCGCCAGCAGGAAGCCTCCGATGCCGCCGGCCATGCCGATCAGCCCGGTCATCACCCCGATCTCCTGGCGGAAGCGTTGCGGCACCAGCTGGAACACCGCGCCATTGCCGGCGCCCAGGCCGAGCATGGCGCTGATGAACAGCGCCAGTGCGGCGGCTGCGCTGGGCAGGTTGAAGCCGACCGCCGCGATGCAGATGGCTGCCACGCTGTACATGCCCAGCAGGGTGCGGATGCCGCCGAAGCGGTCGGCCAAGGCGCCGCCGAGTGGGCGCATCAGGCTGCCGGCGAACACGCAGGCGGCGGTGTAGTAGCCGGCGGTGACCGGGCTCAGGCCATATTGGTCGCTGAAATAGCCGGGCAGGGCGCTGGCCAGGCCGATGAAGCCACCGAAGGTGACGCTGTAGAAGAACATGAACCACCAGCTGTCACGGTCGCCCAGGGCCTTGAGGTAGTCGGCCATGGCTTTTGGCTTGGGCCGCTGCGGAGCATTGCGTGCCAGCAGGGCGAATACCACCAGGGCCAGCGACAGCGGGATCAGCGCAAAGCCGAACACATTGTTCCAGCCAAAGCCTGCAGCCAGCGCCGGGGCCAGCAGGGCGGCGAACACCGTGCCGGAGTTGCCGGCACCGGCAATGCCCATGGCTTTGCCTTGGTGCTGTGGCGGGTACCACTGCGAGGCCAGCGGCAGTGACACGGCGAACGAAGCGCCGGCAAAGCCGAGAAACACGCCCAGCAGCAGCGCTTGTTCATAGCTATGCACGCCCAGGTGCCAGGCAGCGGCGAGGGCGACGATGACTACCACCTGGCCGATCAACCCGGCGGTCTTGGGCGACAGGCGGTCGACCAGCACACCCATGGCGAAGCGCAGCACCGCCCCGGCCAGGATCGGCGTGGCCACCATCAGGCCCCGTTGTTGTGCGCTCAGTTGCAGATCGGCGGCAATTTGCACTGCCAGTGGGCCAAGCAGGTACCAGACCATGAAGCTGAGGTCGAAGTACAGGAACGCGGCGAACAGCGTGGGCACATGCCCGGATTTCCAGAAGCTGGTACTCATCGAACACCTCACTCGGCAATGCAGCGGAACGAAAAAGACGCCGCTACCCGCTCCACGGGGGTGGAGGGGAGAGCGACGTCTTTGTCGGGGATTAAGTGGGGCAACCGCCGTTGGCTACCGGTGATATTTGTTCAGCAAGAGATGGGCCAACTCAAGACATGGGGCAACTGTTGGCAGAGGCTGGCATGACATTTTTGTTGCCTGTGAAAGTCTCATGCCAGTCCCGTCACCCCAGCATCTCGTGCATGGCAATGATCTGCTCGGCCACCTGGATCAGCTTCTGCTGCCGGCTCATGGCCTGGCGGCGCATCAGGGTGTAGGCCTGCTCTTCGTTGCAGTCCTTCATCTTCATCAGCAAACCCTTGGCCTGCTCGATGCGCTTGCGCTCGGCCAGTTGCTGGTCGCGAGCAAGCAGCTGCGCCTTCAGCGCCTGGTCACTTTCGAAACGCGCCATGGCCACGTCCAGGATCGGCTGCAGCCGCGCGGCATGGATGCCTTCGACAATGTAGGCGCTGACCCCCGCCTGGATCGCCTGGCGCATCACCCCGGGGTCGTGCTCGTCGGTGAACAGCACGATGGGCCGCGGCTGGTCACGGCTGACCAGCACCACCTGTTCCATCACATCGCGGTCTGGTGAATCGGTATCGATCAGCACTACGTCCGGGCGCACCGTTTCGACGCAGGCGGGCAGGTCGATGGTCAGGTCTGGCGCTTCGATGACCTCGAAGCCGGCCTCGCTCAATGCCGCCTTGAGGCGGCCGAGTTTGCTCCGGGTGTCGTCGATCAGCAGGATGCGCAACATGGTGGTCCCCCTCACGCGCCGACACGGGCATCGGGCAGGTCGCCCAGGGCATGCAGGCTGAAACTGCGGGCATAACCGTAGGGGTCGCTGCCGTCCCAGCGGTTGCCGTCGATCAACAGGCTGCTGCGCATCGGCTGCTCGGGGCAGGCCACGCCCAGGCTTTGCGCTGCCTCGCCATAGAGTGCCAACTGCTGGACCTGGCGTGCCACGCCGAGATAGTCGGGGTCTTCGCGCAGCAGGCCCCAGCGGCGGAACTGGGTCATGAACCACATGCCGTCGGACAGGTACGGCAGGTTGGCCCGGCCGTGGTCGTGCAGGCGCAGGGCGTGCGGATCTTGCCAGTGGTTGCCCAGGCCATCGTGATAGCTGCCGAGCAGGCGCGGTTCGATACTCGCCAGCGGGGTGTCCAGGTAGGCGCTGCCGCTGAGCAGTTGCGCAGTGCTGCGGCGGTTTTCCGGGCTTTGCTCAATGAAGCGGCTGGCCGCGAGGACCGCCTTGATCAGCGCGCGGGCGCTGTTGGGGTATTGTTCGGTGAAGGTGCGGGCGCAGGCCAGGACCTTTTCCGGGTGGTCCGGCCAGATCGACTGGCTGGTGGCCAGGGTGAAGCCTTGGCCCGTGGCCACTGCATCGGCGGCCCAGGGTTCGCCCACGCAGAAGCCGTCGATGCGCCCGGCCTGGATATGCGCGGCCATTTGCGCCGGCGGCACCACCACGCTGTCGACATCGCGCAGTGGGTGGATGCCCTGGCTGGCCAGCCAGTAATACAGCCACATGGCGTGGGTGCCGGTGGGGAAGGTCTGGGCGAAGGTGAGGCGTGCGCCATGCTGGTGCACCAGGCGCGCCAATGCTTCAGGGTTGGTCACGCCTTTGCGTTGCAGGGCCGGGGACAGGTTGATGGCCTGGGCGTTCTGGTTCAGCCCCATGAGCACGGCCATGGCACTGGCCGGTACACCGCCGATGCCCAGGTGCACGGCGTAGACCAGGCCATACAGGCAGTGCGCGGCATCCAGCTCGCCGCTGACCAGCTTGTCGCGCAGCCCGGCCCAGGAACCCTGGCGCTTGAGGTTGAGGGTAAGGCCGTGCTGCTGGGCGAAGCCCTGGGTGGCGGCGACTACCACCGAGGCGCAGTCGGTCAGGGCCATGTAGCCGATGTTCAGGCTGGGCTTTTCCGGCGCGTCGCTGCCGTTGAC
This genomic interval carries:
- a CDS encoding CmpA/NrtA family ABC transporter substrate-binding protein, giving the protein MNTVPRATPLAWVNGSDAPEKPSLNIGYMALTDCASVVVAATQGFAQQHGLTLNLKRQGSWAGLRDKLVSGELDAAHCLYGLVYAVHLGIGGVPASAMAVLMGLNQNAQAINLSPALQRKGVTNPEALARLVHQHGARLTFAQTFPTGTHAMWLYYWLASQGIHPLRDVDSVVVPPAQMAAHIQAGRIDGFCVGEPWAADAVATGQGFTLATSQSIWPDHPEKVLACARTFTEQYPNSARALIKAVLAASRFIEQSPENRRSTAQLLSGSAYLDTPLASIEPRLLGSYHDGLGNHWQDPHALRLHDHGRANLPYLSDGMWFMTQFRRWGLLREDPDYLGVARQVQQLALYGEAAQSLGVACPEQPMRSSLLIDGNRWDGSDPYGYARSFSLHALGDLPDARVGA